DNA sequence from the Hemitrygon akajei chromosome 8, sHemAka1.3, whole genome shotgun sequence genome:
GTGCCATATTTACTTGAGTGAGCAACAATTATTATGCTACATAAAACTTGACATTTAAGATTATTTTCGACATCCATTCTGCGCCACACAGTGAGAAAACAATGgaatgcattcagagatgatgtTAGAGATACTGGAACCTTTTGTTGAACGCCATCTTGAACAGAAAGTTATTCCTATGAATGGGAAGATGAGAGGGCTATGCTAAGTGCCCACACATCCCAGAAAGTAGGCAGGGATATActgtagattaaaaaaaaacaaataggatATTTCCCTTTATTGACCAAGGCACAAAGAAGAGAATTGCATATGATACTTAGGGTGCATGGGGGTCTGCAGCAAATTGACTGttaggattcagaattggcttgctcatctAGAAGACAGAATGTTGTGGTTGAAGGAACTTATTTGAACTGGAGGCCTGTAATTAGCGATGTTCTGCagtgatctgtgctgggacctctgctgttggtgatgtttgtaaatgacctgaatgaaaatgtacatgggtgggttagtaagttttcagatgataccaaTATCGGtggaattgtggatagtgtagaagaatggcaaagaatacagtgcaatatagatcaattgcagatacgggcagagaaatggcagatgagtttaaCCCAGCACCTTGgtggggcaaatgcaaggagacagtacactgctgggggcaagatccttaacagtgttgctgagcagagagatcttgaagTCCAACTTCATAACtgcttgaaagtggctacataggtcgttagggtggttaagaaaactTGATTTTATTATTCGAGGCAATGAGTTcgaaagtcaagaggttatgttgcaactttataaaagtctggttaggtcacatctggagttttgtgtacagttctggtcaccccattacaggaaggaagctgaggatttggagtgaatgcagaagaggtttaccgggatgctgtcTGGGTTAAAGGACATGTGTTATCATGAGTGGCTGGATatacttgggttgttttctctggagcagtggaggctgaggggaaatctggtagaggtttataaggttatgagaggcacacATGGAGTAGATAGggggtatctttttcccagggtagaaatgtctaataccgtaGGGCAtccattgaaggtgaggggggtaggttcaaaggggacgtgaggggtacgttttttgctcagagagtggtggatgcctggaatgcactacctgctATGGTGATAGAGAGAAATACATTAGAGACTGTTATGAGATGTTTAGATAAGTGCacgaatatgaggaagatggggGGATATGGCTATTATGGATATGGTCTAAGGAAGCATTGTAGTAGATTTAGGCATTGTTATTATTGTTAAGACTGAATTCACCATCTTGAAAACTTCTGAAACCAAAAGCTCATGTTGGAAAAGAATTGCTGAAAGGTCCAGATCAGCACAAATAAATAGTTACATTTACAAGTACTATAGAATAGCTGCTGGTTTATACTGTTTTATAGCCATAAAAACATTCCATTTGAATAATGAGCTGTAACATCATAAGCCTTGGGCTATTTTAGTTCTCAGCAAACTTCTGCATTTCCTTTCAGTACAATTTTAAGCATTAAGGATACAGCATCATAAACTAAAGAGCTGGTAGATCATCTTGTTTATGCAATGAATATTAGAAAACTATGATCTTAATGTTGAATGTAGATCAATAAATTACAACGGAGTAAAAGTAACTGTTTTGCAGAATCTACTGGGCATTACTGTCAATCTCAGATGTTAGCCTATTTTTCAAAACTTACGTTTTTGACTCATTGGCTTGCTTCctggaaaagagaaaaaaacaaatactttACTTTTCCAACAAACTTCCAAAcaataggaaacattttctcagATCGAGTTGTTGATCTTCTGGAATGATTTTATCTAATAATAAATTTGTCCTCACAATGCATCTCTGATTCATGGGTACAAATAATAGGTGAATTATTTCAAGCATTATTCCCTTTCAATATTGTTGACTGACTCATAAATTACATCCATTATCTTAGAATAAATCTAAACTTTGCTTCCTCTTGACTGAGTTATTATTGCTGACACCTTGGAGACCAAATTTTAACTAATGTTATACAATCTACTTTTAAAATTACTTCACACAGCAGCTGTAAATCATTTCCCACAAGGTCAAATCAGATAATTATAGTGATTTTCATTCACACTGGCTTCAATTCTCTGATAGAGATGTTAAACAAATTTGGTTAATACAGCCATTAGGAACATCTACACATGAGAACAGTAAATTACTAaatgaaatatattgttttataTCTGAAGCAAAGACATGTTCTTCTTTGGTGTATCAACATATTTCAATAGCCTGGTTTGCACTCATTGGCAAGGGCATGGCTTTGTTCATTAACCCTGTACATTTTCATAGAGATAGTTTATGAGCTTGCCACCAGAGAATTCTACAAATCTTGTGTCTTGTCCGGGGCTGTATGCGAATGGTAAAGGGAAGGAGGGCCCtttgtgatctctgctgccctccgAGTCATCCATCTTGggcctctgtgatctctgctggcTTCTGGCTCTTTGACCATGtccgatttctcaaacttccagtaattgccccacctttaccattccccattcccatttccctctctcaccttatctccataCCTGCTCATCAGCTcctgccccttccctttcttccatggcctttgtcTCTTTCACAGctatttacttcaccccctccctctcctggtttcacctatcacctactaccttgtacttcttcctccccccacccccccccccccccacaccttcctTTCCTGACCTCAGCTTCTTTcctcggtcctgatgaagggttttggtccaAAGCAACAGCTGTTTATTGAATGTATGTATAAAGACAAAGCAACATTGCTTTCAGAAGAACTTTGATAAAGTGGCATAAATAATGAAAATTAAGGGGAACGTCTGTAGATATTGAGATAGAATATAAAAAGAGCTGGGATGTTTATTTGAAAAGTGTGAAAATAAGATACATGGAAAGAACAGGGTTTGAACTGGAATTCCATGTATACAGCATCCTTTAGTGAGTTAAAAGGCTTGCttttctattatcatttccccaGTACATTTATACTTCATGAGGTTATATAAGGTTATATACTCCATGAGGTTCAtgaggtggaagttaggaacaggaaaaggTCTGTAACTCTACTAGGTGTttctttatagaccacccaatagtaacagggacattgaggagcagatagggagacagattctggaaaggtgtaataacaacagggttgtcatggtgggaagttttaattttccaaatattgattggcatctccctaaagcaaggggtttagatggggtggagtttgttaagtgtattcaggaaggtttcttgacacaataagcctaccagaggagaggctgtacttgatctggtattgggaaatgaacctggtcaggtgtcaggtctctcagtgggagagcattttggagattgtgatcacaattctatctcctttaccatagcactggagagggataggagcagacaagttaggaaagcgtttaattggagtggGGGGAAATATGAgggtatcaggcaggaaattggaagcttaaattgggaacagatgttctcagggaaaggtacggaagaaatgtggcaaatgtgcaggggatatttgtatggagttctgcataggtatgttccaatgagacagtgaaaggatggtagggtacagggtgtacaaaggctgctgtaaatctaatcaagaagaagaaaaaagcttacgaaaggttcaaaaaactaggcaaAGGTagtgatctagaagattataaggctagcaggaaggagcttaagaaggaaattaggagagccagaagggcccatgagaaggccttcgtggacaggattaaggaaaccccgaAGACATTCTAcatgtgtgaagagcaagagaataagacgtgaaagaataggatctatcaagtgtgacagtgggaaagtgtgtatagaaccagaggagatagcagaggtacttaatgaatactttgcttcagtattcactacggaaaaggatcttgctgattgtagggatgacttacagcagactgaaaagcttgagcatgtagatattaagaaagaggctgtgctggagcttttggaaagcatcaagttggataagtctctgggagtgtaccccaggctactgtgggaggcgagggaggagattgctgagcctctggcaatgatctttgcctcatcaatggggatgggagaggttccagaggattgaaaggttgcggatgttattcccttattcaagaaagggaatagagatagcccaggaaattatagaccagtgagttttacttcagtggttggtaaggtggtggagaatatcctgagaggcaggatttatgaacagttggagaggcataatatgattaggaatagtctgcaCGGCTTTGTctaaggcaggttgtgccttacgagcctgattgaattttttgaagatgtgacattgatgaaggtagagcagtagatgtagtgtagtATAcgcatttcagcaaggcatttgataaggtaccccatgcaaggcttattgagaaaataaggaggcattggatccaaggtgacattgctttgtagatgggtcatattctgcatggaggtcggtcaccagtagtgtgcctcagggatctgttctgggacccctactcttcgtgatttttataaatgacttggatgaagaagtggagggatgggttagtaaattttctgatgacacaaaggtcggaggtgttgtgaatagtctggagggctgtcaaaggttacagcgggacttcCATAGgaggcaaaactgggctgagaagtggcagatggagttcaaccaagataagtgtgatgtagttcattttgataggtcaaatatgatcgcagaatatagtattaatggtaagactcttggcagtgtggaggatcagagggatcttggggtctgaatccataggacactcaaagctgctgcacaggttgactctgtggttaagaaggcatacagtgcattggccttcatcaatcgtgggattgagtttaggagcagagaagtaaagttgcagctatatcagaccctggtcagactccacttggagtattctgctcaattctggttgcctcactactagaaggatgtggaaaccattgaaaaggtgcagaagagatttacaaggatattgcctggattgaggagcatgccttatgagaataggttgagtgaacttggccttttctccttggagcaacggaggatgaaaggtgacctgatagaggtgtataagatgatgacaggcattgatcatatggatagtcagaggctttttcccagggctgaaatggctaccatgagacaggacagttttaaggtgcttggaagtaggtacagaggagatgtcagggttaagttttttacgcagagagtggtgagtgtgtggaatgggttgccagcaacggtggtggagaaggatatgataggatcttttaagagactcctggataggtacatggagattagaaaaatagagggctatggctaaccctaggtaatttctaaggtaaggacatgtttgacatagctttgtgggccgaagggcctgtaggttttctatgtttctataatgttCCAATATTCTACTgaaaacacaaataataacacATGAGTAATTTTGTTTTTTATACTCACTGGTTCTATTTAAGTAATTAAGTGAAAATGACTAAATGCGTTTGTGCACTCCATTTTTCAAAAGGCAGCTCTTTAAACTAAAGTGTTTTCTGTCTATATTCTAGCATATCATCTCCAGATGACAAAATGACCAAAtaatctaagtgaccttgattgAGAATTAGTTACTGTGTAACTAATTGAGAACTAGTTACTCCCTTCAAAGTAAGTAACTGTGGAATTCTTCCTGATTTTTCTTCTGTGGTAATTCTCCAAAATTAGAGCAATCCTTGTGTTAAACTGTGAGATGTTACTTTCAACATTATTGATCATATGGCAATACATTAAGATATAGTTTTGTTGGGATAATATGCTATGGCTTGTTatgtatagaccataagacattctATTCCCATTTCAGTAGAAAAACTCCCTGAAGTTGGTCTCTTGATGCTGAACACAACAGCATTACATCATGAGATGTCAGCTTGCTCCTCGTGTTGTACAAAACACTGCCCTTCTGAGGATTCTACATTTGCAACACAACAGAAAGGAAGGAGATTTATGTCATTTGTTAGATTGCAGATCACACCATGTGTGGAATTCACAATTCTAAATCCTTGAACTATGATCTTCTGTGATGTACTGCATGGTTATtataaaaattattatttttgtttgtcATTTGACACTGTGTATTTAATTTAGAGTAAATTACTTGATTCTGTACACAATCAAAAGTGTTAATTTaaagagaaaatataaaacataaatacAAAGGACTAGTGTTTGGATTGGTGTATGTACTTCTTTTTCTACTTGGGCCCTTGATTCCCAGTGGAGTTCTTATTTGTATTCTTAACAGCATTTAAAGAATAATTTAACGAACTCTATGGTGAGCCAACAGAACTCTTTCAGCACTATAACATTTATAACAATCATACCTCTAGCAATAGTCCATAGAAAATGTAATTAAACAACCCTTTGCAATGAACTCACATGAAGTAGAAAACAAAACATATTTATAATCACAAACATTTGACAATCTGAGTTTGTAAAATATAGAGCATAGAAAATAGAAAtctccagcacattacaggccctttggcccacaatgtcaacctgtgcagcagctttgggtGTCCTGAGAACAAGGACCCCAGGATCTCTCTAACCCTCctcactaccaagagtcttatctttaatactatattctgtcttcaaatttgacctcccaaaaattaaccacttcacacttatctgggttgaacttcatttgccactcctcagtccagttctgcatcctattaatgccCTACCCCCCTTTGTAGcatcaacaaacttactgacccacccttctacttcttcatccagattaTTTATAAAAACGACAAAGaggagggggtcccagaacagatccctacagaacaccactggtcaccgtcctccatgcagaatacaaatcgtctacaaccactctttgccttctgtgggcaagccaattctggatccacaaagcaaggtccccatggatcccatgcctccttgctttctgAATGCGCCTCGtatgggaaccttatcaaatgccttactgaaatccatattcactacatccactgctctaccttcatcaatgtgttttgctacatcctcaaagaatttaatcaGGCACGTAATCAGACtcgcccttgacaaagccatgctgattatccctagtcagattatgtctctccaaatgttcaaggTAACCAAACCAGGATCTTCCCGTAAgacattttattgagatacagcatgtagTCGGCgcgttcggcccttcgaaccgCTGCTACACTGTAACTTcaacctaaccacaggacaatttacaatgaccgattcgcctgtactgtaaaacgttgtgctaaccacaacactGCCGTGCCGTCCCCGATATAAATCACTCTTTTGTTATATTCGCCCAATTGAATATTCCCAATAGATTTCTTTAGTCCATAAAATCAGGTTTCTTTGCGTTAAATGCCACTAACGTGGCTTATAGGTTGACACAAATGTAGTTTACCTCGCTATACGGCAATGAAAAAGAACACTTTACCTAGTGATCGCCTTCCCATTAAGCCGTAGAACTTCTCAGGTCGCGGTTTCCTGACCATTCGGCGCAGGAGATCCCGAACAGAGTTCTCTCTCAGTTGCCTTTCCTGAAATCAAACCATGTTGGAGAGCGTGAGGAGCCGGGTTGGATTTTATCACCTGTTCAGCAGCGCTCTCTCTATCAGACAGGAGGAGCATCAGGCCAAGCAAGGAGAAAACAAACTGAATAGGAACATTAAACCTAGTTTCCGCTATGCGATCCTAGTCTTTGACTTTTAAGGGGCTATCTCAGGAGTGCGCATTGTTAAAAGAAAGCAATTTAGTTGAAAATGGCCAAGCACTTTCGTGTTGTCTTAGCGCTGCTTCTTCGATCAAAGTGCCATCTCTAAATTAAGTTATGAGAGGAATAATCGCTTTGAATACTGACCGTCTCTATTATCTAAAGGGACAGAACATCACTACCCCCCCGGATCCCACGCAATAAAGCGCAAACAGATTGCCTACCACCACACTCATTTGATCAGACAAGGTCTACGAATAATTCTATACAGATTCTGATTAAAAGCCCCGAGAAGAGGACCCTAGTTTCTCCACAGGTACTGCCTCACTGAGAGCTTCCAGCaatttcagatttttaaaaatattttagttTTCTGTTATCggcatgatttttaaaaaatatgctgGGAAGTCGCGCTGTTTGCTGATACCTCCGTCAAAGTTAACCGCAGCCTGTTGCTCTGATATACAATACTTGATTTCCAATCACTGTCAATTCGCATATATTTAAAATTCCGCAGAGTTACTGGAACATCTCCTATATTATATCCTTGACCCTCCGCTTCGACAACTTGTTGCAGTCGAAGCTGGTCTGGAGTATAAGTATTTTCTTATAAAGTTCCTGGTACCTAGCTAGAAACTGGAATTAGAACGTTACGTTGGGCAACACAGTCAGTACGGacgagttgggccgaagggcgtgAAATCATGCTGTTTAAACATGCCGTCTCACGACTCCATAAGAGAATAAAGTGCGGATTTACACAGCTCTCCTTTCATGCTTTCGCAGATTTAATTTCAAAAGGGGAACTGCAAGTGAATTGTTCGCATACAAACATCCGCATCTGACTACTCCTTCCCAAGTATCCAATTCGAAATCCGCTTTCATAAAATCTCTACAGTCACCAACCATTTTCTGATCCAAATTTGATGAAACCCCTGTGACTTACACAGCAATGAATATGTCTTATTTATCGTTATTTTATTGCAACTGGCATTCTCATCTATGATATAATATTTTGGGACCACATTTTGACACGTGTAAATGCTAAACTATTTTGAAAACTGGTCCCACAAGTGACCATCATACATCACAAACATTTGAAGGTATTAAAAGCAAATTGGCTGTCTGTTATAAATGCAAATTCGCTTTTCTCCCTTCTGTCGTCGCAAATAGTGACTTTCCAAGGTTACCTGACTTTGATTGCTGGCAAGCCAAAGCGATGTGTCTTCACTTGGAGAGATCTCTTCGCAAAATACTTCTGCCAAAATCAGGAGGACTGCAGTCAGTGCAAGCAGGCGGTGACTTTTCATCTCGGAAGCGGGGAGGGTGGTAGTCGCTACGGCTCCGGCTGTGTGGAGCTGCAGCCGCGAAGGGCAAGTAGAGCGAGTTCAAGGAACGGCGGTGGGAACTGTCTCTGTGCTCTCCTCTCTTTCCTCAGCGTGTGTCCACCAGCTAGTCCCGGTCCAACTCGTGCTTTTCCGTCCGATCCCGGAAATCACCGAGATCTCTCGATCCTTCCCCGACTGGCTCAGAATGCTGCTGATAAACAGCGGCAGTTCTGAGAAGATGGACAAGGGTGATCTTCACCAAGGTGTAGTTTGACAGTCTGCGCTCCAAACCCTCGGTCTCAATGAAAGTCCAGTAAACGCAGCGCAATTTATACCCTGAACTGTTGGGTCGATACTGTGCAGGCTTTTCACTGGTTCAAAAACAGCCTTCCGGGAATTCGAAGATGAACGAGCCCTCTTTCAGTGTGACGAAATGAATTAAAGAATCGATCTTTGAGTTCAGAACTGTCAAGATCTACAGTATATTTACATATCGCCTGAGTTCTTAAATCATTTCTCAGATATGTCATAATGTGACTATGTGCCTTAACCGACGTCAGTGTTTCGCATTTTATTTCGTTTCTGTGTAACAGATGGTAAGGAGTCGGTCATTTCGTGAGAAATTCTTTCAATAACTGTGATTAAATTGCTGAAATAAATAAGAAAGCTCTTTTGGATGTTCAAATGAAATGATAAAGCTGCCTTGGTAACAAGTCAAAATATAAAAGTACCAAGTACTTGATTCTCCACCTGCAATTTGCATAATAATTGCTGAATTAAGGATTAGGACTACAATTAAACTACAATATAGACATTAATTATTTTAGCAATTAAATCAGTGAATGCTTAAAGTACTTAACCGTGTTATAACATAGTAATCACAAATTTGCACGATGATTTGCAATTACTAATTTCACAAGAGAGTGGTGTACTGTATTGGGATTCAGTTTACTGTCTTAATGTGTCGTGTGAGTCTATTATCTGTTAGTAGCAATTTCGTATCTGAACAAACTTATACTTAAAATTGCTCTTAATTTAACCCCATTAACAATCTAATATTTTTGATTCAAGCATTGCATGTATCAATAACCTTGACAAAACACTGAAGTTGACTTTCTAAGGATGGTTAAAATAACAGAAATTGTGTTATCAAAGCAAAAGCAAACATTCCATCTATCAGATTAGCTTCCGTTATCAAGACTGATGTTCGCAGTTACTGGCAATTATAGCATAGTACCCAAAACAAGAAGATTTTATGTTACGATAAACCGTTCTTTTTTTGTCACACCTGTGGGAAAAATCGTGatctccttcctctctctctctctctctctctctctctctctctctacacacacacacacatatatatttcttattcagTTAGAATTAATCTCTCTTTATTAACTTGTAGTATTAAAGTCACCGACTAAAAATCTCTCACGTTTCTAGGTTTTAAATGCTACTTTTTCCAATTTATTTTACGTTCGCAAAACAATTGTAAAAATTATGTAAAATATGAATAATTAAACTGTTAAACGTCACAACGTGAAATTCAGGGAACGAAaacaatattttatttattttgtgttcATTTTGTAAAACAAGAAGGCACATAATATTTGGATTTTTCTCAGCTATTAcagtttattttttctctcttatttTCATTCGGCCTTCACATCCCCCTATCTTCATGTGGGCTTTGTCATTTCTCCCAATGTTCCGCCTTACTTTATCACCTAGGTGTGCTACAAAATGAGTTTGTCTTAacagtctttgattatgtttgGAATTATTCCTTCGAACAATGGAATAATTTGGGTGAAGCAACAGACTATGGTTTTACCGTGTTAAAGGGGAAGCTGAGACAGGGAATTTC
Encoded proteins:
- the LOC140732062 gene encoding protachykinin-like, which translates into the protein MKSHRLLALTAVLLILAEVFCEEISPSEDTSLWLASNQSQERQLRENSVRDLLRRMVRKPRPEKFYGLMGRRSLGSKPMSQKRLKLGRFVGLMGKRSSAVGSPSEYKVVQDFVQGH